TTGTattgaaacaaaataaatagaGTTGCAACAGAAGGGATTAACAACATGTTAATTTGAAAGTTTTATTGCAGAATCCAAAATAATGTGAGCATCATTTAACACAACAAGAGGATTCAACATCCTATAAATCCGTGAGAGCAATGATTAGTTAAATTTGTAAGGTTCCAAATGAGCTATGAAACACTTGAAAATATTTGTCCCAAAAACTTGCAACAAACTGTTGCAAAAATCCCATATATTTTGAAGGTGATGACCTTGGGCATGTTCCGCAGCTGTTCTTGCTTCAGCGGCTGTGGCTGCGGGCATCCAAAATATATAGGTGCAAGCTATAGAGCGACTTTCAATAACCGATCATGGCCGTTTTCTATTTCTTCAACCTACTTCACTTGTCAGGTCAATTGGAGGAATTTAAAATCGAAATACGACATATAAATCGATGAGGACATATAAAATCAATGAGATAGTACATCAGATGAGGTCGGTATGCTACTCCCATAAGTCATGTATATTCAAGGGAGTGTATAGATTTGAGGCACATAGAATTTTTCGAAAATTTTAGTTACTTTTGTCACCCATTGTATTATAATATAATGGTTCCCATTACTCTTTTGttatttatttaacaaattataGTCCCTTCTTTAGAAGgttgaacaattttttttaaaaaaaatacatcgcagagaaattcaaatttagataaaaataaagtaaaatcaCATATAACAAAATATTTAGAGTTGAAATTTCACATTGCATAGCACTATGATTTTAGTTTTAGCAATGTGTGTAATTTTAGATGActgaaaatttataaatttttatgAGCCTGAAATCTAGTAAATCCCATATTTCAAATATAAATGACTGGATGGAGTAATACATACTTTTAGACCCAGTTTTAATATATATTGCCGCCATCAATAATGTTGAATATTCGTCCATTCTTATCATAAAGCTCCATTTTATCCTATTTATTTTTCCGTACTGAATTTTacatttattaatttaatgaTTTAATGTAACAAAGTCAATTTGATTTCATCAAAGGGCATTTTCATGTGGCACGTATACTTGCATGTGTGATTCATCCATACTAATTTATATTAGTCTACCCAATCGTCTTGGAACAGCTCTGATCATGATATGGACGCCTTCGTGCATCCAAGATAATATTGTTTTGTTCTAGATAATCTTGTTTTATCTAAGATTAGACAGTTATGAGGTATATAAATATAGCTTCGAGCCAAAGTGCATGTAATAGTTACACTACCTTCTGGTCATGGGTTCGATTTCTTATAGGAACGAATTTCATATCTAATTAAAATTTTACAAGCTAGTCCCTTGTAAAATTACATGTTAAGAATCGATATACGAAGGACCTATTCTCGTGTAGGGGTGGAGGCCTTAAAACACAAGTCAAGGACCAATCTATAGCTATAGGGGTGAGCCCGTGTGTGGGGGTCAGAATTCGTGGCCTTTCTCGACAGATTTGGTTGAGGcttttttcttaataaaaagTTGTGATGTGTTCTTTTGCCCGTATGTTGAGATTATAAAACAttcgataatttttttttgaaaaaaattgaaataaagtTATACTATAGATAGAGTGTAATTATAATGTAATGCACATAACTTACATGTAACAAgtacatttagaaaaaaaaaggtgatttGTGGTTGTGTTGGCTTGCGTGGTCGCTGCTTCCGCGTTAAGGATCAGGGGTTCGAGTCCCGTCTCATGCATGCTTAGGCCCCGGTCAGCACAACTTTAGCTTCCAACTCCAATTTATCTAGAACTGAAACTGTGCCAAACGATACAGATTCTTCGTTTTTCGAGTCCGTCTCATGCATGCTTaggccgcggccggcgccgtgtcAGAGGACGCGCTCGGCGAGCTCCGGTACCTGCAACTCGTCATCCGTGAGACGCTCCGGCTACACcctccgctgccgctgctgctgccacgcGAGTGCACGATCGGTCGCGACGAGCGGTACTGGCCCGGCGGCTCGCCGGAGGAGTTCCGGCCGGAGCGGTTCGACGACGGTGAGGCGACCGCCGCGGTGGACTTCAGGGGCGCCGACTTCGAGCTCCTGCcgttcggcggcggccggcggatgTGCCCCGGGATGGCGTTCGGGCTTGCCAACGTGGAGCTCCCTCTCTCCAGCCTGCTCTTCCACTTCGACTGGGAGGTGCCTGGCATGGCCGACCCGACCAAGCTCGACATGACTGAGGCGTTCGGTATCACTTCACGCCGGAAGGAGAATCTCCATCTCCGGCCACTCCTCCGCGTGTCTGTGCCCGGCGTCTAGCTGGCTTCGCTGGACGACGACGGCCTTCTCTATGTTGCCACGACACACATCTAGTCTAGAGTACTCTCTCCATACGTTTGGATAGCTCAAAATTCAACTGACCACCGTCAAACATTTATGGAGGTATATGGAAGTGTTTCCTTTTTCCTTAAGGGTACATTCTCTTGTTTTATGCTTGACAATCAAAATGttatcaaaaaattttaaatacttTATAAGATAGGTTAATATACGGTATATCTTTTTATAAATATGCGAGTTAAAATTTGatttatataattaaaaaaacaaatttggcaGTGAATTACATGTTCTTTTcatagttaaatttgttatttttatttctacctgtataagttgaatttaaatttatatgTTTGCGAAGCATTATAGATCGAGGACCCCGAGTCCCCCAAGCTATTTCGAGCGATAAAGCCATTCCTAATTCACTTCACATTTTCCTCCTGATAAGTTCTCTCCCCTAGCCCAAAGGAATTTTCTCCTGAGCTTGTCTAGCGCCTCTAACACCGCTTTGGAAACCTGATGGAGGTGAGATGGTAGATGGGTTGCGAGATTAGCACCACctttaggcctggtttagtttccaaaattttttctcaacaacgtcacatcgaatttttgaCACacacatggagcattaaatatagataaaaacaaaaatagtgcatagtttgcatggaaatcgtgaaacgaatctttttagcctaattagtctatgattagccataagtgctacagtaatccacatgtgctaatgacggcttaattaggttcgaaagatttgtctcgcggtttccagccgagttatgaaattagttttttttattcgtaTCCAAAAACCTCTTttgacatccggtcaaacatttgatgtggcATCCAAAAATTCTCATTTcatgaactaaacagggccttacaaGGGCGGATCTACCGGCTTGATTCAGAAGCTTTCCTTGCCAATGTGTCAGCCTTGTCGATACCTTGTTCACTAGGGGGAAACTGAAacttactcccttcgtctcaaaaaaactcaacctaagaGGGAATGAGATTCGTTGTCTTTAGAGTGGTCTGGTCATATCCTCTTTTAGATTAAGTTATTTTGAGACGGGGGAGTAGCTTTGAAGGAGCTAATGGTAGCCTGAGATAAGTCAGCGGGAAGGTTGTTATTAATTGTTGCCATGAGGTGCACGAGCATGCTGTTGAGGTCGAGGGACCGACATCGAATTGTGTATTCGTTCATTCTTAACGGAAGACGATAAACCTTACCCTATTTAATTTTCCCTACTGAATTTTATccttattaatttaatttaacaaAGTCAACTTGATTTCCTCAATGGGCATTTTTATGTCGCATATATGCTTGCGTGCGCGCTTCATGCATGTCAATAACTTAGTATACCATACTAATCTATGTAATGAACCCAATCGTCTTGGAACAGCTCTCGCCATGGACGCCTTCGTGCATACAAGATAATCTTGTTTTTGTTCTTGATAATCTTGTTTTATCCAAGATTAGATAGTACTACTAGTAATGAGGTAGTATATAAATGTCGTCTCGATATGTACACCCACACTGCCACATAAATCCTTTGCGAAAGGAAAGGGAAATGGAAGACGCGTCTCATGGCTACGTCTACGTCGGCTTGGCTCTCGTGTCGCTGTTCGTCGTGCTGCTCGCCAGGCgcaggcgctcgccgccgccggcagcgcatGGCGACGGCGGGCTACGGCTGCCGCCGGGGCCATGGACGCTGCCGATCATAGGTAGCCTGCACCACCTCGTGGGGCAGATCCCGCACCGCGCGATGCGTGACCTGGCTCGTCGCCACGGGCCCGTCATGCTGCTCCGGATCGGCGAGGTGCCCACGCTCGTCGTGTCGTCCAGGGACGCGGCGCGCGAGGTGACGAAGACCCACGACACGGCGTTCGCGATGCGGCCGCTGAGCGCCACCCTGCGCGTGCTCACCAACGGCGGCCGGGACCTCGTCTTCGCGCCGTACGGGGACTACTGGCGCCAGGTCCGGAAGATCGCCGTCACCGAGCTCCTCACCGCGCGCCGCGTCCACTCCTTCCGCTCCATccgcgaggaggaggtcgccgcccTGCTGCGCGCGGTCGCCGTGGCCGCGGGCACCGTGGAGATGCGCGCCGCGCTCTCCGCGCTCGTGAGTGACATCACGGCGCGCACCGTGTTCGACAACCGGTGCAAGGACCGCGGGGAGTTTCTCGTCCTGCTCGAGCGCACCATCGAGTTCGCGGGAGGGTTTAACCCGGCCGACCTGTGGCCGTCGTTGTTGGCTCAGCCCAGGAACACTCTCACACTCACGAACACAAACGCCGGTGAGGGAGACGATGAACAATGGATTTTACAGCGACGAACGCCGCGGAGCCGATCGCTCCTGTATCTTGGCTTTATTACTCACTGAACCTTGCAAAGAAACAACGAAGGAGTACAGGGGCCTCTTATAGACCGGTGACACACCGGGAGCTAGCCTCCATGCCGGCCATTGCGCCACGTTCCGCAGAACCCGCTCGACGTCGCCGTGAGCCACACGCTCGCCCGGACGACGCGGCTTCCTCCGCAAGAACTGACGCCACGCACACCATGCACACCCACGACTCGATCAACACTGCAACGGCCATGCAAACAACCATGCAGCAGCCATGCACTCGTGATCACGACTCAACCAAACTAACAGAACGCATACGACGCACACATGCAGCAGCACGACACACACACACTGACTCAACCACGCCAGGAATACACCATGACGTGTTTATTTCCAACAGTCGTCGCGTCTCGCCGGTCGGCTGAGCAGTGTCGTACGCCGCGCCGAGGAGTGCCGCAACTCGGTGTACAAAATCCTCGACGGCATCATCCAGGAACACCAAGAGAGAActagcgccggcggcgaggacctCGTCGATGTTCTGCTAAGGATACAGAAGGAGGGTGGGCTCCAGTTCCCGCTCGCCATGGACGACATCAAATCCATCATCTTTGTAAGTGATGTGGTGTGATCATTGTATTCCTCGAGAGTATTTTTGACGATGATGTCGCGTGCACGCAGGACATCTTCAGCGCCGGCAGCGAGACGTCGGCGACGACATTGGCGTGGGCGATGGCGGAGCTGATCCGGAACCCGACGGCCATGCACAAGGTGATGGCTGAGGTTCGCCGTGCCTtcgccgcggccggcgccgtgtcAGAGGACGCGCTCGGCGAGCTCCGGTACCTGCAACTCGTCATCCGTGAGACGCTCCGGCTACACcctccgctgccgctgctgctgccacgcGAGTGCCGGGAGCCGTGCCGGGTGCTCGGCTACGACGTGACGCGCGGCACGCAGGTGCTGGTCAACGCCTGGGCGATCGGCCTCGACGAGCGGTACTGGCCCGGCGGCTCGCCGGAGGAGTTCCGGCCGGAGCGGTTCGAGGACggtgaggcgacggcggcggtggacttcAGGGGAACCGACTTCGAGTTCCTGCCGTTTGGTGCTGGGCGGCGAATGTGCCCAGGGATGGCGTTCGGGCTCGCCAACGTGGAGCTCCCTCTCGCCAGCTTGCTTTTCCACTTTGATTGGGAGGTGCCCGGCTTGGCCGACCCGGCCAAGCTCGACATGACAGAAGCGTTCGGCATCACTGCACGGCGGAAGGCCGATCTCCATCTCCGCCCATGCCTCCTTGTGTCTGTGCCAGGCGTCTAGCGGACATACGTCCAACCAACTTGCTTTCGTTAGTACTCTCTCTATAATATattacctccgtttttttaaagtaaatgaaaccattgattttttttaaatgtttgatGGTTCGTATTATTAAAGaaaattatgtaaatataatttattttgtgagttgttttatcacacagtattttaagcatgatttatatattatatatttgcataaaaattttaaataagatgaattgtTATGTGTTTAAAAGTTAACAGTGTCATCTATTGAAAAATAAAGGGAGTAGTTGCTATTATATATTGTAGTGGAACCATTAGATCCTGTTTGGTTAAATCCCAAAAGGGAGGGAATTTGCTCCAAACCGAACAAGTCATTAATCGTGT
The Oryza sativa Japonica Group chromosome 6, ASM3414082v1 DNA segment above includes these coding regions:
- the LOC107281311 gene encoding tabersonine 16-hydroxylase 2 yields the protein MALHAAAGAVSEDALGELRYLQLVIRETLRLHPPLPLLLPRECTIGRDERYWPGGSPEEFRPERFDDGEATAAVDFRGADFELLPFGGGRRMCPGMAFGLANVELPLSSLLFHFDWEVPGMADPTKLDMTEAFGITSRRKENLHLRPLLRVSVPGV
- the LOC4341630 gene encoding desmethyl-deoxy-podophyllotoxin synthase; amino-acid sequence: MSSRYVHPHCHINPLRKEREMEDASHGYVYVGLALVSLFVVLLARRRRSPPPAAHGDGGLRLPPGPWTLPIIGSLHHLVGQIPHRAMRDLARRHGPVMLLRIGEVPTLVVSSRDAAREVTKTHDTAFAMRPLSATLRVLTNGGRDLVFAPYGDYWRQVRKIAVTELLTARRVHSFRSIREEEVAALLRAVAVAAGTVEMRAALSALVSDITARTVFDNRCKDRGEFLVLLERTIEFAGGFNPADLWPSLLSSRLAGRLSSVVRRAEECRNSVYKILDGIIQEHQERTSAGGEDLVDVLLRIQKEGGLQFPLAMDDIKSIIFDIFSAGSETSATTLAWAMAELIRNPTAMHKVMAEVRRAFAAAGAVSEDALGELRYLQLVIRETLRLHPPLPLLLPRECREPCRVLGYDVTRGTQVLVNAWAIGLDERYWPGGSPEEFRPERFEDGEATAAVDFRGTDFEFLPFGAGRRMCPGMAFGLANVELPLASLLFHFDWEVPGLADPAKLDMTEAFGITARRKADLHLRPCLLVSVPGV